aagtgGCTAGGGACTTTGTGGAATCCTTGTACAACTTACAACAGGTTGGGAAAAAGCTGAAGCCTTCCATCTTCATTCATAATAATCAAAGTTAATTACATTCCTTTCTTTCCAGACTAACTCATGATGGAATCGAGGCCTCTCATCGCTCTGTTAGTTTTGATAGGCTCCGTCACTGCAAGGGTAagtgatataaaatatatcagttaTGCCTGAGCACACAGATTACTTAAAAACAATGGCTTCCACTAATTTTACTTTCTCTAATCATCATCATCTAGAAAGAGGACAATACAGCAAAGAGGTGAAGCTGAATTTTAAAGCCATAGTTGATAATCTGCAAGTTTCTTATATATGAGTTATTTTCGTAATCCTGTGAATTCACATTCTGACACAAGCACTGCATATTTCACACCATACGACCTCGACAATTTTGCTCTAATCTAATTCCGTAGTCCACAACTACAAATTTGCGGTTATATTTGGTTATAATTAGCTCCTTGCAGGTTGTGATAAAGAACATCTATTTTCCCACCAGGACCATCACCTAAGCAATGGAAACCTGCAGCAACTGGAGGACGGAGCCTTTCCCAACCCCCATGGTGGCTTCAGATTCCAAGAAATTTTCCCAGAGGAGCACAATGACGATCTGAACAACGGCTTTTATCCAGGTAACACTCTCCCTCGACCAGTTGGCTTCAACTCACTGGCTGGGTTCAGCCTCCCACCCCTCCCCAGGGAAGATTTGCCCCTATTGCCAGTTAGCGATTTCGTCGATTCGATCGACCCAGAAGTCGACCATCCCCAAGTAATCCCAGAAGTCGACCTTCCCCCCGTAGACCCAGAAGTCGACCATCCCCAAGTAATCCCAGAGTTCGACCTTCCCCCAGTAGACCCAGAGGGTGCAGCAACCAACTTAACCAACCCTATACTTGACCCCAGTTCCCCCCAGATCGACGAGGTCCGAGGTAGCATCCCACAGAGTAACCAGCTATTGTTGTATCCATTAATCAAGCTTTgatttaaacaaaaatacttgTTTTGCCCTTTCAAAGGAAAATTCGCTTCATGAATATGCCATAACAGAGAGACATCACTTTGTCAAACTTTTTGTGGACATACAGTACATTCAACAAATTCACACATGTAAGTGCTGATCAAGTCAAGTCATGAATACCATCTTTTTGATAATGATGAGTTATACTAGGTTCATTCTGTGTAGCTATTTGGTTCCTTGACTgaataattcctttttttcatttctctccaGATCCTCACTTTGATCTAGAACCTCCTTATCATGGAAGGCCAGAGTCTGTTCGCTTTGGACGACCTCACTATCGTCAGCCAGGTGGGCGACGAGTCACACGACGTCCAAGTTATTTCAGTGCTTCCTCACCCTCCCAAGGTGTAGTGCGAAATCCTGGCAGAGGAATCGTTCGTGGCGGTGGACCATTTGGTAGGACACCTTCACCCTACGTTAACGAGCCTGGTGTAGCTGGTTTCATGAAGTCTTTCAGACGTCTCATCAGAACATACCTCTAAAGCAAACTTTGCTCTAGTTTTGAGGCATACTCAAAAGGGCTCAAACAATCAAAAACCACATTTGGAAAAGGAGAGTTTGCACCAATACTAACCTCCAAGAGGATTATCAGACTTGCTTTCTTCCAGGTGGACCAATTCCAGCATTGAAGACTACAGAAATCATGCCTCTAGTGCAGCTCATTGTTCTCCTGAAAGTGAACTTCAAAATCATCTACTTCAACAGTGGCCTGCACTTTCCATAGAGGCaaagatttatttgaaaatactttATTCAGAAGAACTTTATGAATTCACTCCAGCACATCtgaaaagaactgtttatcattcACTCAGGGTTAGTTTGTTACTGTTAAGTTTAGTTACAATAAGTGACAACCCTTGTAAACTATTACAATTAGGCATATATACTTGTTACCATAGAAATCTAGTGTTTGTTATTTGAAAACTATGAAAACCTTACATGGAAGAGGAGATGCTGGCATCTCCCATATCTGGTGTTGTAaggacaaatatatattataatcatcttCCGATCAGCCTATCATTCAAGTCCTGAAGAAGAGTTTAGATTAATATACCAAGCATGCCAAGGGGCTGCTCTGTGGTATAGGTAAGATCAAGTCAGCTAAtcaagtatataaatatgtatatcttcCTCTATTATTTTGTCAGGATACGACACAAaaaaggcgtgatcagacctatAGTTTACTCAGGATGTGACCAAgatttaaaacgtgctaaaatataGTCAGATCaagtcttgtttcaccaacgacaattaaaataaataaactattttattaagaattatttttctgtactgtttaacttgcacattatttattttttacattttcattctactaaataaatataattatcctatactaaaatttatgtatctttcactcaatgcgaaacacctgtTTCAAAccgttttaggctcttccatagaccttgcctacccctccaacaagaacaacaacaagttagtttgtaggcttactcccggagaAAGCGAAAATTATAAtcaactagcaaacttacccatctacgatgggtgataaaatacgggtgcagaagtgaaaaatttatatgtactatttgctCAGCAATATtcaaataagggcgattacacgaatagtatatctctctctctctctctcgtaatgtaattcaagggacgatcactgaacgcagataaattcttattcattgttgtttccccctcttttaatgatattctctctctctctcttaaagtaagtgaagggacgatcaatgaacataaagaagttcgtattcattattgtttaccctcttttaatgattctctctctctctctctctctctcaatgtaagtcaagtaacaaagacagtgatgggattatcggattacttagctctcaaatcacaaattatctcctctctctttctctctctcatttttcgatagcaagataaaattataaaattgtagtgcattaatgtcgttaaatggctctctctctctcttgtcggtgactttcatttaatggaacagggatcttgattggttcatttctttgtcaattactttgcacggtaatacgaataataaagtatctttcttttcattatgttactgcaaagacgcaacttgtatgtcagtgagttatggctactgataaatgctcttatgatcctgtgtcttccaaaaaagagtagagaGTAGGAACTtgccagtttcctttttattatgtcctttggcaggatcgaaattccgaagcaacattaccgggcagtacttttgtgcactggcagtcctgatggaatcaagttatttaaaaaatcttgcggatattgatgataattttcagcttctattgtgtccgagctgaaatattcgcgactttctccggggaattTGTACAGAaattgtatgaaaaatcgtaaagtaactaagtctacgggaataaccagcctcgtttcacggccagaaacagctccgtttcagggaatcccttctcacccccacccctacaaaggaggggggtaggttggatgaaaccccattacaaaccatcttaggagtccccaccataaccctgccaagtttcatgcccatctgaccagccgtttggccgtgactgaatgacagacagacagacattacgcccataaTATAGTATGATAACGTCACCTTCGGTGCCTGGATATGAGCCAGATAGCACTGACAGCACCTGCTGAGTATATGAATGGCTATCAGATGCAACATTGGCAGAATAGATGACAACAACTCAGCTGTATCGAATTATTCCATGCCCTGCACCTGGCAGAACAACCACCAGCAATGTCAAATAAATTCTGCTCTAAATCAAAGCACTTATCAGCCAAAATCTCAGATTCATAGGTGGGGGAGGAGGTGTGTGGTTCTACATTCAAATCCTGGACAAACAAAGACGTGATCGTCCTGGCAAACGAAGATCAAAAAACGAGGCGAAGAAAGCAATGAGATGGGTGATGAAGTCCACCCCTGGTAGGAGAAAATTCCAGGGCTCTCTCATCTTCGTAGGGAGAAAACTTCTAACACGTCTCCCAGGATGAGGAAAAAATGATTGCCAAGGTAATTAGGGAATTATACAATGCCATTCAACATGCAAAATGTGGCCAGAAGCAGTACCCTGTACCTATAAATCACAAATAAAGATAAGCACGCAAGGAAACCTAATGAAGTCTGATCTACACATTTACTTAATTACTATATGCTAAATTTGACgatgtgcataaaaaaaaaatcatactgtcAGCTGCATCATGTTTGCGTTTTTGAATAGTATCCTTTTCTGACTTCACATTATCAGAGGGCTTTAACATTTACAGGtggttatttagaaaatatacctGATATGGGCTTACAGACTTGTTGTTAACAGCCAACTGAGAAATCATGCAGGTGCTTTATATTAGATTAAACCAGCCATGTACTTGCGAAGGGTCTTGATCTTAGAGAAGTTGGTAACAAATGTACAGAAACTGGGTTGGATGATTTAGGTTAACGCAGCTTGGGGAAACTGAGTTGACATTAACACTTGTAATCATATAATTGATGACAATGTTATAGTGGGTACCCCATCCAGTCATTGTTCATCTACAAGTCATATAAACTTATGATATTAAGACATTCGAAGATGAATACTTGCAAAATTTTCCCGTTTGAGAAACGCTCTGTTACAATTTCCATAAATACATCAAGAAAAGTTAATTTCGACCTTTTCTTAGGTTTATGATAGCTTCAGAAGTGACAAATTTTCTATGCAGTCGAACATCGTCAGACAGATGCGATAGGGCTAACATCAAATCTCAAGGAAATTACTGAGCAACCTCCAATATCAAACTTGACTCCAATGCCAAACGTAGACACTAGATCAGGGCCATCCAAGTTGTTTAGTCTGAGGGCcactcttgaaaaaacaaaaagtcatgcgagccacctgtatatatatatatatatatatatatatatatatatatatatatatatatatatatatatatattacttagaaaTTATCAATTTGAGAATGACAAGGACTTATTTCAGAGgaattcaaaaaaatatatttcaaagagAGCAAACAagagtttatttaatttaaacaaaGGTAAATTTAGTGGGAATGCTGATAATAGCTTGActttattattctaaaaaaattcaGGGTGAAAATCAATGAGAGCACGTCTTAATTCGGACTGAAGATTTACGTCACTAATTGAGGATCGTaattgtggcgaaaaagatggtcttatagtggactgtagtatatgcttaacgttgttacgtggtcaaaaaccgctaaaagccttacgtaacaactccacaaaactccctttgcggtttctaaattacggggagatatctctcaacccaattcattattaacgaggataacacaccaatatcattaatgaatagtagcacaattaggtactttcacttactgagcagtccttgtagacatgaactcagatcataaatctcTACACGAGATACGATGAGAggtacgtgcctctctctctctctctctaaatgttgcgagtgctcacgggttgattttcagaccttagaggaccgctgtgttatctcgtttctaaaagttatttgcataaccttaaagtatgaacacaataaaggtttatcagatcaatttatattcaccatccacaaaactgaaacatagcaaaaatgaaataaaatcgagggatattgaaaaGCATTTgataagttaaaattaatttaataactaaaagttaaacatatcaaagaaaaataacatataagtgacaaatgaaattaatcactcaaggggaattacAAATCAAAGGCActtaaatgaaacaaattacgacaaaattcaaagaatcagggcaatcgccctttctgaatccacacacacatcactacacaacactagataacaggtcacatcaaaagttgagccaagaagctgttcgttccgtcctgcattcgggttttgttggggaaaagagacaagttatacaattaccacgaatgcagaactgacttacaaggttttcgtgaacataaaaaactttacaataagtatcaagttcgttgtcaaaaataaattccaaatataatagtgtgcaacttcaacatatttattaaatgtagtgaattaattggtggtgtgtgtcaatacaattttgggcgatatcaagcccatacagtgtactacgctcATACGCATACACACTCCTAGAGGGAcacgcaaaggagcgttcagaggggcgaactactacccttcttttcccctcccgatcttttgacctctcctaatggcttctctggcgagaggcacaaacaagacccaatgacaccaactcttaccatacgtaatatgcgcaatacattcaccaagaacaatttcatatatataaagacaaatgaattatcataactaaaacagtaattatacttcgttactaaaacgtctactgacgtttatgtcaaaagacttcgtctttgtgtaaaaccatcttttcggtgctaaccgcaccacagatactacgtactagaacatagcaaaatcagataaaataatgttaagagtatcattctcgaatagatgtggttctttcacccttattatgtcatgcaatgtagacgtacatatctttacaaaatatatgggcatgcgaatatatttgattttcacattaatacaaatacagtaacatagttcctgtctgtcgattaactgacagacggcaatacgcagtgaaaatcaatcaataatttcttatgagacagacactaataactataaaagaaaaatagcatggaaacaagcgaatacacaaaaacattagaaaataaaatcgttgtgagaggaattcctcacacaggctaagtcctatgtaattgagttttcatgaatttatatacatatggccTAACTATTTTTACcgaaaatagtcataattcctcattcaaacaggactagtctagggtaggccttcttaaattactgtatagcctggtctaagatcatgatcggcagtggaaatttccatgagagaggcaggggtaaccccaagatgccctgtaggacggccatgttgtggtaccctttggcactggtatttgcaaaatcTCTATACAAACAAAACTCATAACCACTTCAACGTTTTACAACTAGGTCAAACGCTAAGTTAAGCTGGCTACACACGATCAAGTAAACTTGACAAGTATGCTTGATCAAGTATTTCATCAAGTATTGTGATATTTCCCTTCGCCTCCACACGGTCAGGCATGCTTGACAAGTCTTCAGTTGAAATCACAACAATCGagtgcagacgacgacgacgctcTTGCTTTGGCAGCTTTCTGTATTGTGGCCAAGCGAAAGGCAACTAGAAAGAACCGGCGGGAGTGGTGCAAAGAGTgggtgaagaagaggaaaacatatTCTCATGTTAACCTATTGGCTGAGTTGAAGATTTATCCACGTGATTGGCACAACTACCTTCGAATGAACGAAGCGACATACTTATTACATCTGCTGTCACTGGTAACACCACTAATTGCGAAGACCACTACAAACATGAGAGAAGCAATTTTTAAGTTAACATTTTTATCTTGCTCATGATCAAATGCGCGttagatttttttcattgtttaaaatatcataaacaaaAGTGATAGCAATGGAAAAGAAAGATATTGATAGATTATCCGGGATTACcagtgtttgttttttatcagtttcctttctGATGCTGGGTAATTATGGTAACCTTGTAATTATTTTACTCTCCTTTGTTTCATAGAAAG
The nucleotide sequence above comes from Macrobrachium nipponense isolate FS-2020 chromosome 37, ASM1510439v2, whole genome shotgun sequence. Encoded proteins:
- the LOC135208994 gene encoding uncharacterized protein LOC135208994, translating into MMESRPLIALLVLIGSVTARDHHLSNGNLQQLEDGAFPNPHGGFRFQEIFPEEHNDDLNNGFYPDPHFDLEPPYHGRPESVRFGRPHYRQPGGRRVTRRPSYFSASSPSQGVVRNPGRGIVRGGGPFGRTPSPYVNEPGVAGFMKSFRRLIRTYL